A window of Mytilus edulis chromosome 10, xbMytEdul2.2, whole genome shotgun sequence contains these coding sequences:
- the LOC139492842 gene encoding uncharacterized protein: protein MVDRNSKLCVVICGCLFPLLTGISTLEIKSYSACYGNTGLNNFLQPTCASGEKLAVVGVTAYAKELSISCPVEITITNVASTPDTCCENNPDDCSIRYDKSIYRNYYQQCNGKIECTIQVSWVDALSCNQSVYIQRTNYMKMDYYCISDQVLDPCSSFNTTDTQVFLWNPGYPSSSLAGSSACTCSIEASCNSTLRLTAIDLRLGTSTACDQSIMVTDESTVMVLDCSDNNDFLLTTLYVSTAHFIQIQIVDNLGLADGYYFLLLEGTSSGAELTLSCGSTALATPSIPSTSLPECPNTDVTTESKPSRTVTSTESYISSEAPISYFQSTNIELMTTQTEGTITVPSTETFITSETPIPSRLSTNVESMTVPIDVAPTNSTSSVIEVEYTTSDIPETVATSTDLTITRKSEVTTTNDVKATEKTTTELNSTTNNKFTIPSGNTTNRSTAWISNSTEINNLQNTAETVTYSSTQPVSVSLGWTSTVQNLTVTRSFTPISSHSDSSQEAHITEVEQTTYTNVTLSVDKSSPIRSPLIIGLSVTVIVICILVLLFMLYRYKRKGNCCMFSSRTNEESCRVYQMTKI, encoded by the exons ATGGTTGACAGAAATTCTAAACTTTGTGTGGTAATTTGTGGATGTCTTTTTCCTTTGTTGACAG GAATTTCGACGTTAGAAATCAAATCCTATTCTGCCTGTTACGGCAACACAGGGCTGAACAATTTCCTCCAACCGACCTGTGCATCAGGAGAGAAACTGGCTGTTGTTGGTGTTACTGCCTACGCCAAAGAACTGAGTATATCTTGTCCTGTAGAGATCactataacaaatgttgcctcaACACCAGACACATGCTGCGAAAATAACCCAGACGACTGCTCTATACGTTATGATAAATCCATTTACAGAAACTATTATCAACAGTGTAACGGGAAAATAGAGTGCACCATACAAGTATCTTGGGTAGATGCACTATCATGTAATCAAAGTGTGTATATACAAAGAACCAATTACATGAAGATGGATTACTACTGTATTTCCG ATCAAGTTCTAGACCCTTGTTCTAGTTTTAACACAACAGACACCCAAGTTTTTCTCTGGAACCCAGGATACCCATCGTCTTCTCTAGCCGGATCATCCGCCTGCACATGCTCAATTGAGGCCTCGTGTAACTCTACTCTAAGATTAACAGCAATAGATCTGAGATTAGGTACCAGTACAGCTTGTGACCAAAGTATAATGGTAACAGATGAAAGTACAGTGATGGTGCTTGATTGTAGTGATAATAATGATTTTCTACTTACTACATTGTATGTTAGTACCGCCCActttatacaaatacaaatcgTTGATAACTTAGGGTTGGCAGACGGATATTATTTCCTGTTACTTGAGG GAACCTCCTCTGGTGCAGAATTAACATTATCTTGTGGCAGTACAGCCCTAGCTACACCTTCTATACCTTCCACTAGTCTGCCTGAATGCCCAAATACCGATGTCACAACAGAAAGCAAACCATCACGAACTGTCACTTCTACAGAATCTTATATTAGTTCAGAAGCTCCGATCTCATATTTTCAAAGTACAAATATAGAATTAATGACAACTCAAACAGAAGGAACAATAACAGTACCTTCTACAGAAACTTTCATTACTTCAGAAACTCCGATTCCATCTAGGCTTAGCACCAATGTAGAATCAATGACAGTTCCAATTGATGTTGCTCCGACCAACTCAACATCCAGCGTCATTGAAGTTGAATATACGACTAGCGATATACCAGAAACTGTTGCTACCAGTACAGACCTAACGATTACTAGAAAAAGTGAAGTAACAACAACCAATGACGTAAAGGCAACTGAAAAAACAACTACAGAATTAAATTcaacaacaaataacaaattcaCAATACCAAGTGGTAACACAACAAACAGATCAACAGCCTGGATATCAAATTCAACAGAAATAAACAATCTTCAAAATACTGCGGAAACAGTGACTTATTCTTCAACACAGCCAGTCTCTGTTTCTCTTGGATGGACATCAACAGTACAAAACTTAACTGTAACAAGATCTTTTACTCCAATTTCATCACACAGTGATAGTTCTCAAGAGGCACATATAACTGAAGTTGAGCAAACAACATACACAAATGTCACATTGTCAGTTGACAAATCTTCACCAATTAGGAGCC CTCTAATCATTGGATTGTCCGTTACagttattgttatatgtatattgGTTCTGTTGTTCATGCTCTACAGATATAAAAGAAAAGGAAATTGTTGTATG ttttcttCAAGAACCAATGAAGAGAGTTGTAGAGTATATCAAATgacgaaaatttaa